One part of the Puniceicoccales bacterium genome encodes these proteins:
- the glgC gene encoding glucose-1-phosphate adenylyltransferase (catalyzes the formation of ADP-glucose and diphosphate from ATP and alpha-D-glucose 1-phosphate) — protein MGLTDVLCVIMGGGRGTRLFPLTRYRCKPAVPLAGKYRLVDVPISNCLNAGLNKIYILTQFNTRSLHRHIENTYRFDTFGGGGIEIFSAEQTDDGIGNWYEGNADAVRKNMRYFNVNDDDIMVILSGDQLYRMDIADFIRHHIETKADLTIAAKSIMTAKVSPFGVMRVDSNFSICEFVEKPTDPSVIEELTLHGPLRNNLKDMSDTPYALVSMGIYVFKVGILKRALAGSGTDFGKEIIPSLLNRIRLKAYIFDDYWEDIGTVRSFFETNLMLAKDVPQFNFFDEKNPIYTHPRALPASKINSCSMREVLISEGSIISESTLRRCVIGQRGIVGRSSLMENVLMMGANMYETADDVANNKKIGIPNIGVGDGCYIRNCIIDKNARIGNNVKLTPDRKDDGFEYDGIYVRDGILCVGQDAIIPDNTSI, from the coding sequence ATGGGATTAACAGATGTATTGTGTGTCATAATGGGTGGTGGCAGAGGCACACGGTTATTTCCGTTGACAAGATATCGGTGCAAACCGGCGGTCCCATTGGCCGGTAAATATAGACTCGTGGATGTGCCTATAAGTAACTGTCTAAATGCCGGACTTAATAAGATATATATCCTAACCCAGTTTAATACAAGATCGCTCCATAGACATATAGAAAATACCTATAGATTTGACACCTTTGGTGGTGGCGGTATCGAAATTTTTTCAGCAGAGCAAACCGATGATGGTATCGGCAATTGGTACGAGGGAAATGCTGATGCAGTAAGAAAAAATATGCGTTACTTTAATGTCAATGATGATGATATAATGGTAATCCTATCCGGTGATCAGCTCTATAGAATGGATATTGCTGACTTCATTAGGCATCACATAGAAACCAAAGCCGATCTTACCATTGCTGCCAAATCAATTATGACCGCAAAGGTTTCACCCTTCGGTGTAATGAGAGTAGACAGTAACTTTTCCATCTGTGAGTTTGTCGAGAAACCAACGGATCCATCTGTGATAGAAGAGCTTACGCTTCATGGACCTCTAAGAAATAATTTGAAAGATATGTCCGATACACCCTATGCATTGGTTTCCATGGGCATATATGTTTTTAAAGTTGGTATATTGAAAAGAGCTCTGGCTGGTAGCGGAACGGATTTTGGTAAGGAAATAATACCGTCTTTGTTGAATAGGATCAGGTTAAAAGCATATATTTTTGATGATTACTGGGAAGATATAGGTACCGTGCGTTCATTTTTTGAAACCAATTTGATGCTAGCCAAGGATGTGCCGCAATTTAATTTTTTTGATGAAAAAAACCCAATATATACGCATCCTCGGGCATTGCCAGCGTCAAAAATAAATAGCTGCAGCATGAGGGAGGTCCTAATCTCCGAAGGAAGCATAATCTCAGAATCTACGTTGCGTAGATGTGTCATAGGTCAACGAGGCATTGTGGGCAGAAGTTCTTTGATGGAGAATGTGTTGATGATGGGTGCGAATATGTATGAAACCGCCGACGATGTGGCGAATAATAAAAAAATTGGGATCCCAAACATAGGTGTTGGCGACGGATGTTATATTCGTAACTGCATAATAGATAAAAATGCAAGAATTGGTAATAATGTAAAATTAACCCCAGATAGAAAGGATGATGGATTCGAATACGACGGAATTTATGTAAGAGACGGGATATTATGTGTTGGACAAGATGCGATAATTCCTGACAATACCTCCATATGA
- a CDS encoding phosphoglycerate kinase, whose translation MDILSVRDVNLSGKRVLVRVDFNVPLGKIGEVSDDTRIVAALPTIKYLVDQGSKVILISHLGRPNGEKNSKFSLAPVAEVLSKKLDRPVLFLADCIGEDINRAVMGLQNGDVALLENLRFYAEETGNDENFSKKLAELAEAFVNDAFGTAHRAHASTVGVTKFLSPCVAGFLVEKELKFLGEKTSNPDRPFTVILGGAKVSDKISVIDALLDKADAMIIGGAMAYTFMLAKGHSVGTSLVEVDRVEVAVAAIKKAQAKGVRLLLPLDSVVTDRIDFDGRSVGELKIVGEDIPDGLMGVDIGPKTIDLYKKIVAESKTVLMNGPLGIFEIEACAKGTFEIAKTIASSKLTSIIGGGDSVKAVKKSGFTDNVTFISTGGGASLEFLEGKELPGIVALNKK comes from the coding sequence ATGGACATTCTTAGTGTAAGAGATGTGAATTTATCCGGTAAACGTGTGTTGGTTAGAGTTGATTTCAATGTGCCGCTGGGAAAAATTGGCGAAGTTTCTGATGATACGAGGATTGTGGCCGCTCTGCCGACCATAAAATACCTGGTCGATCAGGGTTCAAAGGTGATACTTATCAGCCATTTGGGGCGGCCAAATGGGGAAAAAAACAGCAAATTTTCCCTGGCGCCGGTGGCCGAAGTTTTGTCTAAAAAGCTGGACCGGCCGGTGTTATTTTTGGCCGATTGCATCGGTGAAGATATCAATAGGGCCGTCATGGGATTGCAGAATGGTGACGTTGCACTCCTGGAAAACCTGAGATTTTACGCCGAAGAAACCGGAAATGATGAAAATTTTTCCAAAAAATTGGCCGAATTGGCCGAAGCTTTTGTCAATGACGCTTTTGGCACGGCCCATCGAGCCCATGCATCGACGGTTGGTGTCACAAAATTTCTGTCGCCCTGCGTGGCTGGATTTTTGGTGGAAAAAGAGCTTAAGTTCCTGGGCGAGAAGACTTCTAATCCCGACCGGCCATTTACGGTTATTCTAGGTGGAGCCAAGGTCAGCGACAAAATTTCCGTGATAGATGCTTTGTTGGACAAGGCCGATGCCATGATTATTGGCGGCGCCATGGCCTACACTTTCATGTTGGCCAAAGGTCATTCGGTGGGAACTAGTTTGGTCGAAGTGGACAGGGTTGAGGTGGCTGTGGCTGCGATCAAAAAGGCTCAGGCTAAAGGAGTTAGGTTGTTGTTACCGTTGGATTCTGTGGTTACAGACAGGATTGATTTCGATGGGCGTTCCGTCGGCGAATTGAAAATTGTTGGTGAAGATATTCCTGATGGGTTGATGGGCGTTGATATTGGGCCGAAGACGATCGATTTGTATAAAAAAATTGTGGCTGAATCCAAAACCGTCCTCATGAATGGCCCACTGGGAATTTTTGAAATAGAGGCCTGTGCCAAAGGTACGTTCGAGATAGCTAAGACGATTGCCAGCAGCAAGTTGACGTCGATAATAGGAGGCGGAGATTCGGTCAAGGCTGTTAAAAAAAGCGGATTTACGGACAATGTGACGTTTATAAGTACTGGCGGTGGTGCGAGCTTGGAATTCTTGGAAGGCAAAGAGTTACCTGGCATAGTTGCCCTGAATAAAAAATAA
- a CDS encoding SUF system NifU family Fe-S cluster assembly protein, with translation MINTEIDNLYKEIILDHYKNPRNYGRPTRFTTEANGTNPSCGDEVTVYLTISQGMITDVNFECSGCAISMASASIMSENVKFKRLEDALALSASAQCFLTTSDNLDYESIKKATDILALAGVRNFPMRIKCATLVWHALDQSIFNISGC, from the coding sequence ATGATAAACACAGAAATCGATAATTTATATAAAGAAATCATACTTGACCACTACAAGAATCCACGGAATTACGGTCGTCCAACGCGATTTACCACCGAAGCAAATGGAACAAATCCTTCCTGTGGTGACGAGGTAACTGTTTACTTGACGATCAGCCAGGGAATGATAACCGATGTCAATTTTGAATGTAGTGGCTGCGCGATTTCAATGGCATCGGCCTCGATAATGAGTGAAAATGTGAAATTTAAACGGTTGGAGGATGCCCTTGCGCTTTCTGCCTCGGCCCAATGTTTCCTAACCACCTCTGATAATTTAGACTACGAAAGCATTAAAAAAGCAACTGATATCCTAGCATTGGCTGGTGTTAGAAATTTTCCAATGCGAATAAAATGTGCAACACTGGTGTGGCATGCCCTCGATCAGTCAATTTTCAACATCAGCGGATGCTGA
- the gap gene encoding type I glyceraldehyde-3-phosphate dehydrogenase produces the protein MAIRVAINGFGRIGRLVFRAIVDSGKFGKEIEVVAVNDLVPADNLAYLLKYDSTQGKFTGEVRADGEEVLIVNGKRIRCLAVKDGPGAMPWKDLEVDVVVESTGLFASDILAEGHLKAGAKKVIISAPAKGERVKTIVLGVNHNTLTKDHNIISNASCTTNCLAPITKVIVDNFGIVEGLMTTIHSYTATQKTVDGPSRKDWKGGRSAAVNIIPSTTGAAAAVGLVLPEVKGKLTGMSFRVPTPTVSVVDLTVKTEKPTSYKEICQKMEEASNGYLKGILCYTADEVVSSDFIHCSHSSIFDAGSGIELNQTFFKLVSWYDNEWGYSCRCVELIDKIKQFL, from the coding sequence ATGGCAATTAGAGTAGCAATAAATGGGTTTGGTAGAATTGGTAGACTTGTCTTCAGGGCAATTGTAGATAGTGGGAAGTTTGGCAAAGAGATAGAAGTTGTTGCTGTCAATGACCTTGTCCCTGCGGATAATCTGGCGTATCTGCTGAAATACGATTCTACCCAGGGTAAGTTTACCGGTGAGGTTCGGGCCGATGGTGAAGAGGTGTTAATAGTTAACGGTAAAAGGATTAGGTGCCTAGCAGTTAAGGATGGGCCCGGTGCCATGCCCTGGAAAGACCTGGAAGTGGATGTGGTCGTAGAATCGACCGGATTATTTGCCAGTGATATCCTTGCGGAAGGCCATCTGAAAGCCGGTGCGAAGAAGGTTATAATATCTGCTCCAGCCAAGGGCGAAAGAGTAAAAACCATTGTGCTTGGCGTCAATCATAATACCCTAACCAAGGATCACAATATAATTTCCAATGCATCCTGTACCACCAATTGTTTGGCACCAATAACCAAGGTGATCGTTGACAATTTCGGCATAGTAGAAGGACTTATGACTACTATCCACAGCTATACAGCGACCCAAAAAACCGTGGATGGTCCGTCGCGTAAGGATTGGAAGGGTGGACGTAGTGCTGCGGTGAATATAATTCCATCCACCACCGGTGCCGCCGCCGCCGTTGGATTGGTTTTACCTGAGGTAAAAGGTAAGCTTACCGGCATGTCATTCCGGGTACCGACTCCGACGGTTTCTGTGGTTGACCTGACTGTAAAGACCGAAAAACCAACGTCCTATAAAGAGATTTGCCAAAAAATGGAAGAGGCCTCCAATGGCTATTTGAAGGGAATTTTGTGCTATACGGCCGACGAGGTGGTTTCTTCTGATTTCATCCACTGCAGCCATTCTTCTATTTTTGATGCTGGATCTGGCATCGAACTGAACCAGACCTTTTTCAAGCTCGTCAGTTGGTATGACAATGAATGGGGTTACAGTTGCCGCTGCGTTGAACTTATCGACAAAATAAAACAATTTCTTTAA
- the ruvX gene encoding Holliday junction resolvase RuvX, with the protein MNFIGIDYGEKRIGLSVGDDELCIAVPLKPIVHVNRCDVFSVLLNLVIERKIDLVLVGYPINMDNSVGFKAKEVDAFIAKLEKIIDVPVERIDERLTTVQADGVLGPVANRKSMKSRIKSRRSGAIDSMAAAIILQDYLDSLGRKAYDVD; encoded by the coding sequence GTGAATTTTATCGGAATAGACTACGGAGAAAAGAGAATTGGCCTGAGCGTTGGCGATGATGAGTTATGTATCGCTGTGCCACTCAAGCCGATAGTTCACGTCAACCGGTGCGATGTATTTTCGGTTTTGCTAAATCTTGTCATCGAGCGTAAAATTGATTTGGTGTTGGTAGGCTATCCGATCAATATGGACAATTCGGTGGGCTTCAAGGCGAAGGAGGTCGATGCCTTTATAGCAAAACTAGAAAAAATCATTGATGTGCCGGTAGAGCGTATCGATGAAAGACTTACCACCGTTCAGGCCGATGGAGTATTGGGCCCGGTGGCCAATAGAAAATCGATGAAATCCAGGATCAAAAGTCGGCGTTCCGGTGCCATCGATTCGATGGCGGCCGCAATAATTTTGCAAGATTATCTGGATTCCCTGGGCCGTAAAGCTTATGATGTTGACTGA
- a CDS encoding peptide ABC transporter substrate-binding protein — protein MSSRIKILILSLLCLVIGLGGGCVKKESTAILRVGNSIDPSSLDPQVASGVSEIKLLAALFEGLVVLHPETLEPMPGMAKSWTVSKDFRKYKFKLRKDAVWSNGDPVIAEDFVFLVKRGLSKKLASPWTDMYFFIKNARSYYDGELNDFDKVGIKAISKRRLKIKLENPVPFFLSIVSHSSWFPVNARTVLDHGHMDDRTSRWTKIGNIVTNGPFVAKSWVLSDRFVVAKNRNYWDRDMVRLKEIHFIPADADTEERMFRSGEIDITETVSISQIERYKGSDCLKVNNGLGCVFLWLNCQKAPLDNKNVRKALSFAINREALCKISNRGEKPAYSLIPHGTMDYKSKDLFQEDMDASKKLLEEAGFKNGNGFRSLTFLYNTSESIRFIAESTKETLRKSLGIDVVLENEEWKVFLDSRRSGRFDIARGGWEGDYNDATTFLNLFRSDDPNNHGRWRNPEFDKMLDKALGDAKNRSEFLEIAEGILLDEMPIIPLYFRTTAHLVNDKIGGWHGNVLDYHPWKSIFINP, from the coding sequence ATGAGTAGTCGCATCAAGATATTGATACTGAGCTTGTTATGCTTAGTTATCGGACTGGGAGGTGGATGCGTTAAAAAAGAAAGTACTGCCATACTTAGAGTCGGCAATTCCATAGATCCAAGCTCGTTGGATCCTCAGGTGGCCAGCGGTGTCAGCGAAATAAAGCTGTTGGCTGCGCTGTTCGAAGGTTTGGTGGTTCTTCACCCGGAAACCCTGGAGCCGATGCCTGGCATGGCAAAATCCTGGACCGTATCGAAGGATTTTCGTAAATATAAGTTCAAACTTCGAAAAGATGCCGTTTGGTCCAATGGTGACCCTGTTATCGCTGAGGATTTTGTTTTTTTGGTAAAGAGGGGACTGTCGAAAAAATTAGCATCGCCCTGGACGGATATGTATTTTTTCATAAAAAATGCCCGAAGCTATTACGATGGTGAATTGAATGATTTCGATAAGGTTGGGATCAAAGCAATTTCTAAAAGAAGGCTGAAAATAAAATTAGAAAATCCTGTTCCATTCTTTCTATCGATCGTTTCCCATTCATCCTGGTTTCCGGTTAACGCTAGGACGGTTTTGGACCATGGACACATGGACGATCGTACTTCCAGGTGGACAAAAATCGGGAATATAGTCACAAACGGTCCATTTGTGGCTAAATCCTGGGTTTTGTCGGACAGATTTGTGGTGGCTAAAAATAGAAACTATTGGGACAGGGACATGGTCAGGCTAAAGGAAATACATTTTATTCCAGCAGATGCGGATACGGAAGAAAGAATGTTTCGAAGTGGTGAAATCGATATTACAGAAACCGTGTCCATATCCCAAATAGAACGATATAAAGGTTCGGATTGTCTGAAAGTCAATAATGGCCTTGGCTGTGTGTTCCTTTGGCTGAATTGCCAAAAAGCTCCGCTGGATAACAAAAATGTGCGCAAAGCCTTGAGCTTCGCAATAAACCGCGAGGCCCTGTGCAAAATATCCAACCGAGGGGAAAAGCCTGCCTATTCGTTAATACCACATGGCACAATGGATTATAAGTCCAAGGATCTGTTCCAGGAAGATATGGATGCGTCAAAAAAACTACTTGAGGAAGCCGGGTTCAAAAATGGCAATGGCTTCAGGTCGTTGACCTTTTTGTATAACACTTCCGAGTCCATCAGGTTTATCGCCGAGTCTACCAAAGAAACATTGAGAAAAAGTCTCGGTATAGATGTGGTATTGGAAAACGAAGAGTGGAAGGTTTTCCTGGATTCTAGACGCAGTGGACGGTTCGATATCGCTAGAGGTGGCTGGGAAGGTGATTATAACGATGCCACAACCTTTTTGAATTTATTCAGGTCCGATGATCCAAATAACCATGGCAGGTGGCGTAACCCTGAGTTTGATAAAATGTTGGACAAAGCCCTAGGCGACGCAAAAAATAGATCAGAATTCTTAGAAATAGCCGAAGGAATTCTCCTAGATGAGATGCCGATTATACCGTTGTATTTCAGAACTACTGCCCATCTGGTCAACGATAAAATCGGAGGCTGGCATGGCAATGTGTTGGATTACCATCCCTGGAAAAGTATCTTTATTAATCCCTAG
- the prfA gene encoding peptide chain release factor 1: MDRLPDISRFRKRFEALENEMADEKFFSDRRKAAELSKEHSRLALLLSKFESYEMMKKSISDSANMAKDPSLDQEMRDLAAEDVESGNVELDRLVRDILLAMIPGDKSDSRNTVIEIRAGTGGDEASLFAGDLYRMYTRYAERRGWTVEILGTSASECGGVKEISFLISGDEVYKNLKFESGVHRVQRIPTTEANGRIHTSAATVAVLPEAEEVDIHIAPEELEISICRASGPGGQGVNTTDSAVQILHRPTGMIVTCADERSQQKNRVKAMTVLRSRLLQKKEEEEHAKYAADRKSQVGSGDRSERIRTYNFPQNRLTDHRIQMTLYSLPQIMDGDLDELVNALILFDTEQKIEGLLTNKC; the protein is encoded by the coding sequence ATGGATAGGTTACCAGATATTTCGAGGTTCAGGAAAAGATTCGAGGCCCTTGAGAATGAGATGGCCGATGAGAAGTTTTTCTCAGACCGAAGAAAAGCAGCTGAGTTATCCAAAGAACACAGCAGGTTAGCTTTACTTTTGTCCAAATTTGAATCCTACGAAATGATGAAAAAATCTATTTCGGACAGTGCCAATATGGCAAAAGACCCGTCTCTGGATCAGGAGATGCGTGATCTTGCAGCAGAGGATGTCGAATCAGGCAACGTGGAATTGGATAGACTGGTCCGTGATATATTACTTGCCATGATTCCCGGTGATAAAAGTGACTCACGAAATACGGTGATTGAGATCCGTGCTGGTACCGGCGGAGATGAAGCAAGTCTTTTTGCCGGAGATCTTTACAGAATGTATACCCGGTATGCCGAGAGGCGTGGCTGGACCGTGGAGATCCTCGGTACAAGTGCCTCGGAATGCGGAGGAGTTAAGGAAATTTCGTTCCTGATAAGCGGTGATGAGGTTTATAAAAATTTAAAATTTGAAAGTGGTGTGCATCGGGTTCAAAGAATTCCAACCACCGAGGCAAATGGCCGAATCCATACGTCGGCGGCTACGGTTGCAGTTTTACCTGAGGCAGAAGAGGTTGACATACATATAGCGCCGGAGGAGCTTGAGATATCCATATGTCGAGCCAGTGGTCCCGGTGGTCAGGGTGTGAATACCACCGATTCGGCGGTACAGATACTACATAGGCCGACGGGAATGATTGTAACCTGTGCAGATGAAAGATCTCAGCAAAAAAATCGCGTGAAAGCGATGACGGTCCTACGCTCCAGATTGTTACAGAAGAAAGAGGAGGAAGAACATGCAAAGTACGCCGCGGATCGCAAAAGCCAGGTAGGATCCGGCGATCGTTCCGAGCGGATAAGAACTTATAATTTTCCACAGAATAGGCTTACAGATCACAGGATTCAAATGACACTATACAGTTTGCCCCAGATAATGGACGGTGATCTGGATGAGTTGGTAAATGCACTGATTTTATTTGATACGGAGCAAAAAATTGAGGGTCTGCTAACCAACAAATGCTGA
- a CDS encoding nucleoside monophosphate kinase, whose translation METEIYNKLKATSGDVSLQARLLFDKVWNNLVIKYGNEETFRMPPYILWLNGAPGSGKGSNTRSIMKATNIFSKPVVVSDLLNSDDNKDLIDNGSLIDDEKVVRLVFEKLLDGSCKGGAIIDGYPRTLIQAECAYLLMIKLRQLPKGKNTKFSVVILNVDEKTSVERQLYRGRIAEMNNDNVKRTGVGEFQEIRKTDMDPKFARARYRTFLEQTKEALEFMKKVTEAHEISAAGSFEEIKTRIYESLRKKM comes from the coding sequence ATGGAAACGGAGATATATAATAAGCTAAAGGCAACCAGTGGTGATGTATCACTCCAGGCTAGATTACTATTCGATAAGGTTTGGAATAATCTCGTTATCAAGTATGGTAATGAGGAGACGTTTAGAATGCCTCCATATATACTATGGCTAAATGGTGCCCCTGGTTCAGGCAAAGGTTCTAATACTCGCAGTATAATGAAGGCGACAAATATATTTTCTAAGCCGGTTGTGGTCAGCGACCTACTTAATTCAGACGACAATAAGGACCTGATCGATAATGGATCGCTTATCGATGATGAGAAAGTCGTTAGACTGGTATTTGAGAAGTTGCTAGATGGCAGCTGTAAGGGTGGCGCAATAATAGATGGTTATCCTCGTACGCTGATCCAGGCCGAGTGTGCCTATTTGCTCATGATAAAACTCCGGCAATTGCCTAAGGGTAAAAATACTAAGTTTTCTGTTGTAATTCTCAATGTGGATGAAAAGACCAGTGTGGAGAGGCAGTTATACAGAGGTAGAATTGCCGAAATGAACAACGATAATGTGAAAAGAACCGGTGTTGGTGAGTTCCAGGAGATACGTAAGACAGATATGGACCCCAAATTTGCTAGAGCCAGATACCGGACGTTTTTGGAACAAACAAAAGAAGCACTGGAGTTCATGAAGAAAGTCACCGAAGCCCATGAAATAAGCGCTGCTGGATCTTTTGAGGAAATAAAAACCAGGATATATGAGTCGTTGCGTAAAAAGATGTAA
- the ligA gene encoding NAD-dependent DNA ligase LigA, which yields MSDQFSQVEQRKRVAMLTRLKKLRDEIARHDLLYYRDSTPEISDFEYDCLKVELENLEKLIGSGEKIEKYSQKIGDDSSPDFASRAHLSKMFSLDNTYNLADVKHFDERIRRKIGPGDVTYVIEPKIDGVAINLIYRDGNLLYALTRGDGTQGDDVTKNIKTIDGFPKKIDWPNGFVEFRGEVFITNDVFKKTNENRIKNGEEPFANPRNLASGTVKLLDTNLVAERKLNMVLYGISHCDGIEYDTQARVLEIMKQKGFPIHDVYFLATGLDEVYEKIEKLGSIKNTLGYPTDGAVLKVNDLKYHGVLGWTSKSPRWAFAYKFSPVQVESVIESIALQVGRTGVITPVAEFKPVIISGTMVSRATLHNEDEIKRKDIRVGDEVVIEKAGEIIPAIVAVNLARRDNATVPFVFPKTCPCCGSLLEKSDDDALWRCKNFRCFDQVHGRILHFSSRNAMDIRQFGSAVITKFMAVKLINDIDDIYDLKISNIISIDNFGLKSSENLLAAIEASKRRDLYRLIYGLGVPSVGLQTAKDLAVRFNSLDSLIGADFDQLLAVPRVGERTARDIIGFFSMKQVIDTVEALRAHGVNFLKI from the coding sequence ATGTCTGATCAATTCAGCCAAGTTGAACAGCGAAAGCGTGTTGCAATGCTGACCCGGCTTAAAAAGCTCAGGGACGAAATCGCCAGGCATGACCTGCTGTATTACAGGGATTCAACCCCGGAAATATCTGATTTCGAGTACGATTGTCTGAAGGTTGAGTTGGAAAATTTGGAGAAATTGATTGGCTCCGGAGAAAAAATAGAAAAATATTCACAAAAAATCGGTGACGACAGCAGTCCTGACTTTGCTTCAAGAGCTCATCTCTCCAAAATGTTCAGTCTGGATAACACCTATAATCTCGCCGATGTGAAACATTTCGACGAAAGAATTAGGCGTAAAATTGGCCCGGGGGATGTAACCTATGTCATTGAACCAAAGATAGATGGAGTAGCAATAAACCTGATCTACCGGGATGGTAATTTGCTCTATGCACTCACCCGCGGCGATGGAACCCAGGGAGACGATGTGACCAAAAACATCAAAACAATCGATGGGTTTCCGAAAAAAATCGATTGGCCAAATGGTTTTGTGGAGTTTCGTGGTGAGGTTTTTATAACCAATGACGTTTTTAAGAAAACCAACGAGAATAGGATAAAAAATGGTGAAGAACCCTTTGCTAATCCAAGAAATCTTGCTTCGGGCACGGTCAAACTGCTGGATACTAATTTGGTGGCCGAGCGAAAGCTGAATATGGTTTTGTATGGAATAAGTCATTGCGATGGAATTGAATACGACACGCAGGCCCGGGTCTTGGAGATCATGAAGCAAAAAGGCTTTCCGATTCATGATGTGTATTTTTTAGCCACGGGTCTGGACGAGGTCTATGAGAAAATAGAAAAGCTAGGTTCGATAAAAAACACCTTGGGCTACCCAACCGACGGTGCAGTATTGAAAGTCAATGACCTGAAATATCATGGTGTGCTGGGCTGGACTTCCAAGTCACCAAGATGGGCTTTCGCCTATAAATTTTCTCCGGTCCAGGTGGAATCGGTGATTGAATCCATAGCGCTGCAGGTTGGTCGGACTGGCGTTATCACACCGGTGGCCGAGTTTAAACCCGTAATTATCTCTGGTACAATGGTTTCTCGCGCTACTCTTCATAATGAAGACGAGATAAAGCGCAAAGACATCCGGGTTGGCGATGAGGTTGTAATAGAAAAGGCCGGTGAAATAATTCCGGCCATAGTGGCCGTTAACCTGGCCAGGCGCGATAATGCCACGGTGCCTTTTGTTTTTCCAAAAACCTGTCCCTGCTGTGGATCGCTGCTGGAAAAATCCGACGATGATGCCCTTTGGAGATGTAAAAATTTTCGATGTTTTGACCAGGTTCATGGTAGGATTTTACATTTTTCGTCCAGAAATGCCATGGACATTCGTCAATTCGGATCGGCTGTCATAACTAAATTTATGGCCGTCAAACTGATCAATGACATCGACGACATATATGACCTGAAAATATCCAACATTATTTCCATTGATAATTTTGGGCTAAAATCTTCGGAAAATCTGTTGGCCGCAATAGAAGCTAGTAAACGCCGGGACTTATATAGATTGATCTATGGGCTAGGCGTTCCGTCAGTTGGGTTACAAACGGCTAAGGATCTGGCGGTTAGATTTAATTCATTGGATAGCTTGATTGGTGCAGACTTTGATCAATTGCTGGCGGTTCCCAGAGTCGGTGAAAGAACGGCCAGGGATATCATCGGTTTTTTTTCCATGAAACAGGTGATTGATACCGTTGAAGCACTTAGAGCCCATGGCGTTAATTTTTTAAAAATATAA